A single Orcinus orca chromosome 2, mOrcOrc1.1, whole genome shotgun sequence DNA region contains:
- the FSCB gene encoding LOW QUALITY PROTEIN: fibrous sheath CABYR-binding protein (The sequence of the model RefSeq protein was modified relative to this genomic sequence to represent the inferred CDS: inserted 1 base in 1 codon; deleted 1 base in 1 codon; substituted 3 bases at 3 genomic stop codons), with amino-acid sequence MEESDESDHPISAGRQEIXKRRXPSQPMVDKSQQTEVTEKKKHLPIPQSSGPKGTLSIGNIPGSKFNYGCHRVSSQLQQTWTKRKHVHDMTDKSLQTETTAEEKEEEIKSVCETVVPEEKPAIGEAAPEFPESVQEVEIPPSDRHSVQLKTDRSQQTSCTGDWTMMNIPXKEKKKTKEKVDKEEQTNFSESEIVVIGWPSNPFSKSKEGAQKXQSSGKIFVTEHPEFQPTTSNNEEIRQQSINRVLSIPPTKNDAPVLLEDGKDVPAEVQSPAAEESSAEVHLLLAEEITAEEVSAEVQPPAAEEAPVEVQPSPTEEPPGDEAPAKVEPTSAEETLLKEPPAEVQPSAAEDAPTQEVPELQISPAVESPAEEAPAEIESPPAEVAPAELQSLPAEEAPAEKSSANIQSPPTEETSAEEVPEEVQSLPAEDTPAEEVSTKVQSPPAERTLAEEAAAELQPLPAEEASAEEAPAEFQLPSTEETTSEMFSVDKQSSLAEESFITQISVKETSAEVLLPPSEQTPADEALVENVSRVYQSPQAADVLVVKLGSGVLEDKPKSEEPLEWDTVPEDSSDTKNEEVSIKIKGVIHIELE; translated from the exons ATGGAAGAAAGTGATGAATCTGATCACCCTATCTCAGCAGGGAGGCAAGAAATTTGAAAGAGAAGATGACCCAGCCAACCAATGGTAGATAAATCCCAGCAGACTGaagtgacagagaaaaagaaacacttgCCTATACCACAATCATCTGGCCCCAAAGGTACCCTTAGTATTGGTAATATTCCTGGGAGCAAATTCAACTATGGATGTCATAGAGTATCTTCTCAACTTCAGCAAACTTGGACAAAGAGAAAGCATGTAcatgatatgactgataaatcTCTGCAGACAGAAACTActgcagaagagaaagaagaagaaatcaagTCAGTTTGTGAAACAGTGGTACCTGAAGAAAAGCCAGCTATTGGAGAAGCAGCCCCTGAATTTCCAGAGAGTGTTCAGGAAGTAGAAATTCCACCAAGC GACAGACACTCAGTTCAACTCAAAACAGACAGATCCCAGCAGACCAGTTGTACTGGAGACTGGACAATGATGAAcattccttaaaaagaaaaa aaaaaaacaaaagaaaaagtagacaaGGAAGAGCAGACAAACTTTAGTGAATCAGAAATAGTGGTTATTGGCTGGCCAAGTAATCCGTTTTCAAAGTCAAAGGAAGGTGCACAGA CACAATCCTCAGGGAAGATTTTTGTTACTGAACATCCTGAATTTCAACCCACAACAAGTAACAATGAAGAAATTAGGCAGCAAAGTATTAACAGAGTTTTATCTATTCCACCAACCAAAAATGATGCTCCAGTACTTTTAGAAGATGGGAAAGATGTTCCAGCTGAAGTACAGTCTCCCGCTGCAGAAGAGAGCTCTGCTGAAGTGCATCTTCTACTAGCTGAGGAGATTACTGCAGAAGAGGTTTCTGCTGAAGTTCAGCCTCCAGCAGCTGAAGAGGCTCCTGTTGAAGTACAGCCTTCCCCAACAGAAGAGCCTCCTGGAGATGAGGCTCCTGCTAAAGTAGAGCCCACCTCAGCTGAAGAGACTCTTTTAAAAGAGCCTCCTGCTGAAGTTCAGCCTTCAGCAGCTGAAGACGCTCCTACACAAGAGGTCCCAGAACTTCAAATTTCACCAGCTGTAGAGTCTCCTGCAGAAGAGGCCCCAGCTGAAATTGAGTCTCCTCCAGCTGAGGTGGCCCCTGCTGAGCTTCAGTCTCTACCAGCTGAGGAGGCCCCTGCAGAGAAGTCCTCTGCCAACATTCAGTCTCCACCCACTGAGGAGACCTCTGCAgaagaggtcccagaagaagttCAGTCTCTGCCAGCTGAGGACACCCCTGCAGAAGAGGTCTCCACCAAAGTTCAGTCTCCACCAGCTGAGAGGACCCTTGCAGAAGAGGCTGCAGCTGAACTTCAACCTCTACCAGCAGAGGAGGCTTCTGCAGAGGAGGCCCCTGCTGAATTTCAGCTTCCATCAACTGAAGAAACTACTTCGGAAATGTTCTCTGTTGACAAACAGTCTTCACTAGCTGAAGAGTCCTTTATTACACAAATATCTGTAAAAGAAACCTCTGCTGAAGTTCTGCTTCCACCATCTGAGCAAACACCTGCAGATGAAGCTCTGGTAGAGAATGTGTCTAGGGTTTATCAGTCTCCCCAGGCAGCGGATGTCCTGGTGGTAAAATTAGGATCAGGGGTTTTGGAAGATAAACCAAAATCTGAAGAGCCTTTAGAATGGGATACAGTTCCTGAAGATTCATCTGACACCAAGAATGAAGAGGTTTCGATTAAAATAAAGGGTGTCATCCATATAGAACTGGAATAG